GGTATGATTTATATCACAGAATTCAATTCAAAAATGAAGTATAATCTGGGTATAGGTTTGATGTTTCTAAAATATAAAATACATACAACAGGCTCATTGAAATGTTAAATCTGAAGACAAACAAAACAGAAAAATTTTGAGGAGGAAAAATATTATGGCAGTGAGAAAGATTATTAAAATAGATCAAGAAAAATGTAATGGATGCGGATTGTGTGTGCCGAACTGTGCAGAAGGTGCGATTCAGATAATTAATGGAAAAGCGAAGCTTGTAAAGGATTCATACTGTGATGGTCTTGGAGCATGTCTTGGACATTGTCCTATGGATGCATTACACATAATTGAAAGGGAAGCGGAAGATTTTAATGAGGAAGAGGCATTGGAGTTTGTGAAAAAAACTAAGGGAGAATCAACGCGTGATACAACTGTTCATCATCATGGAGTGGGAGGTTGTCCGGGAAGCAGAATGAGAATGTTCGGAAAAGATAGTGTAAGCACACAGAAGGCTTCAACTGTGGAGAATAGCGATATTGAAATCAAAATCAAGCCTCAGCTCAGGCAGTGGCCAGTACAACTAAGCCTTGTGCCGGTGAATGCACCATACTTTGAAAATGCTGACCTGCTAGTAACAGCAGACTGTGTTCCTTTTGCCTACGCAAACTACCATTTGGATTTATTGAAGGGTAAAGTTGTTGTTATCGGCTGTCCAAAGCTTGATGATATACAGTACTATACAGAAAAACTCACAGAAATAATTGACGGCAACAGTATTAAAAGCATAACAGTTGCCCACATGGAAGTTCCTTGCTGTTCGGGCATTGTAAGGGCTGTAGATATGGCTACGGAGCGTTCGGGAAAATCAATACCTGTTACCAAGGTTAGAATCACCATCGATGGGGGAGCGGAATACAGATAAATTAAAACCCGGCAGAATTGCCGGGTTTTGTTTAATGTTTACCTGCTTTTTGTACAAAGCTCCGGATGCTGTCAATTCTCCTGAACTTTTTCCGTGGGAGATGGGAAACTACTGTCTCTCCCTTTTCTATGTTTAAAAGAAAATTGACAATTTCCCCGGCGATATCGGGGTTTCTGAAATTTCTCTGTGATTCCCTGATTTGCTTCAACATTTTTGCATTATCTGTAAGAAGGCCGCTTACTACTTTCTTAAGATTCTTAAGTTCTTTACAGACTACACCGAGGTTATATTTTTCCGCGTATCCGGGGTTTCCCTCTTCTTGGCCAGGGAGAGCACCTGTTATTACCATTGGAGTATTGCATAGAACTGCTTCCATCATAACATTAGGGCTACCTCTAACAAAGGTGATGTCTGACTCAAGCATGAAGTCTTGTACATTTTCTACAAAGCCGAATATTTCGACTCTATCGTTGTATTTTTCCTTGAGTGTCAACTCCAGCCTGGTTTTTAGCATTTTATTACGGCCGGCAATGATTTTTACTCTGCAGTTAAAATTTTTCAGTAGGATTTCTGCAACTCTTCTCATGTTGCCCACGCCTTCTCCACCACTCATAATCAAGCAATTAATCGGGATTTCTGTAAAATCCTTTTCAAATAAATCATGCTTAATGGGTTTATCCTGTTTTTTAAGCAAGTGATCACAGAATTTTTCTCTGCTGGGAAAGCCTATGACCCTTAGCTTAGATTCTGGTACACCGAACTCAAGACACTTATATTTTGATTCAATTGTGGGACAAATAGTATAATCAGCTCTGGGATCAGCCCATAAGGGAGTTATTGTAACCAGGTCAGCAATTAATACAACAAAAGGTATATTGAGTTTGTTTTTCTTCATTATATTTAGTAATGATCCGTTAAAATTTGCATGGACACAGATAATCAAGTCAGGCTTTACTTCTTGTATAAGCTTCAGGAAGCTGTCACGGACTGAGATTTCCATAAACTCATTCATCAGCACGGGTGTTCTTATAGCTATATCCCAGAAAATTTTCCATAATTCCTTTGCATTTCTGGTAACTGATCCATAAAGTTTTCCTATTTTTAAACCTACATTTCCACCAAGAGCAAAACCATCAACTACATGAACTTCCACACCGGCATGTTTTCTGAATTGTTCTTTCAAAGAGTCGGTAATGCTTTTATGCCCGTGCCCTGTATAGTCTGAAGAGATTATAAGTATACTTTTTTTCATAAAACCTCCTGACTATGGTTTATATTTATAATAAATTCCGTGTTCTGAATTTCTTTATCTGCTCTTTTCAGTAAATATAGCGCTTATAAAGTTTATACTATAATAATTATGTCCTTCAGCTTTTCTTTTTATTATGGTTAACATCTAATAACGGGAATAGTAATTTTGAGTATGGAAAATAAATAAAGTCTGGTATCTAAATAAAATCATAAAGAATCATAGATTATTTATAGCATAAAACATAAAAAAACCTGTTGATTAAACAGGCAAAAATTCAAAACCAGGGTAGAATATTTGAAAATTATACAAATTGTAGTAATTTTAGAAAAGCTAACAACTGAATTATGTGTGCTTCAGTTCTCCATCCTGATAATAGTATATTGTTGGAAGTGTGACAGTCGTGATTTCAAAGATACTTTTCCTGATGTGTAGTGTACAGTTGGGGTAGGCTTTTTTTGTTATGTTTATTTCGCCTTCTCCACGTGCTTTCAAATACCCTGCGATATCTTTCTTGTTTTCTTCCAGTTCTTTGATTTTGTCTTTGATGTAGGTCATTCTTTCATAATTCTCATTGTATTCTTTCCTCTGAAAAGGGTTTAACTGGCCATGTCCGTCAAAGTGAGCCAGAAGCTGCTTGATCTTTTGCTGTTCAGCTTTCAATGCATTTATTTTACTAAATATTTCCTGCAATTCTTCATTTAGAGCATCCCGGTTAAAACCGGTTACTTCTATTACTGTCTTTTTCTCCATTTCAGAACCGGCTATAGGTACGACTACACGTATTTCAGCCGAGATATTACCGCCGATTATATGTCCGCCTGAAGAATCTATTATTACTTCCTTCGCCTTTAAAGTGCTGTTTATACAGTAAAATCCTATATGAATAGTACCTCCGCAGTTAATAGTAGTATCGTCAACAAATTTTGTGAAGACGTTTTTTGCCGCTTTTATTTCTACGTGGCCTTTTGAAGCAATACCGCCTTTAATGAAAATACTGCCATGGGTACTGGTAATTCCTTTAACGTTTCCAAGACCCAACTGTCCGTTAATTTCTATATCCTTAGTAGCCTCTACGTAAAAACCGTCAGTTACTGTTCCTTTTATAGTCACATAGCCGTCAAACTTTATGTTTCCTGTTTTAAAATCAACATCACCATCTATTTCCAAATGATTTGAGACCATGATCTTATCGCCGCAGTAGCTTACAGCGCCATTGATCTTTGAATACAGAGTAGTTATATTGTTTTCCGATATTTCCATAACCGAATTTTTATCATAGTTCAAGTTTATATTTTTACCATCTAAAGATTTGATGGGTTCGCCTTTTATGTTTGTTCCAGGAACACCTTTGGTTGCTTCCAGTCTTTCACCCAGCCAGTCTCCTGCTTTGACCCTGTTAATAAGCCGAAGTTCATAAAAATCAACCGTACCGTCCTTGTTGATTTCGGGTTTGGAGTCTTCGAGCTTGTACATTTTGATAACAGAATCGTTTCCTTTTATAGGAGGTATCCCTTTGGCTATCAAATAACGTTTGGCGCTATGAATTTCATTCATGAAAAAATCTTTTGTAACCCCTGTAATTATTCCAGCTTGGGCGATTTTTGCGTCTGTTTCCCTTATTAGGTTTTCCCTGTTCTTAATATCGAGTTCTTCCTTGGTCATATTATATGTAATGTACGCTTCAAGGCAATCACTTGAGAAATCTATGACAATCCTCTCTTTTAGCATCCCGATTTTCTCTGCAGGATGAGGTGCTGAATTTAGGATGGATTTAACTGCATTATAATTTGAGATACTGATTTGAGGGTGTGATATCAGTATGGAATTGAGGTGGTCAAAAGAGCAACCTTTCTTTAATGATTCCATGTATATATCGTTGTTCATTGAGCTTATTTTTATGAACTCATCGATAAAGATTATGTTGTCACCCATATGACACCCTCCTTTCCTTAACACACTATTCTATAGTAAGGAACTCAATTGACATTCACTATATATATCGGCATTTTCCACACCGGATTTAATATGTTTGTATACTAGATTGATCTTGGTGGTCAAAATCAATAAATCTACTTATAAACTCATAGATAAGCTCATATATTTCTATATGTATTTTGAATAAAGGAAGGCGTAGCTATGTCAAAAAAGAAGATTTTACTTAACTTATGCTGTTTATTGATAGTCAGTTTGCTTTTATCATCAAGCATCTATGCTGATGATATTTATGAAGGAAAGCCAAGTATGCCAACATTTTCAAGCAATGTCAACGATGTTGGTTCAAAAGTGCCAAATATTAATGCAATGGCTGCAATAGTAATAGATACTGAAAGCGGAAGAGTGATATATGAAAAAAATGCATATTCTAAAAGAGCAATAGCAAGTACAACAAAGATAGTTACAGCTATACTTGCATTAGAAAATGGAAATTTAGACGATGAAGTTACAGTAAGCAAGAGGGCAGCAAGTGTATGGGGCTCTACTATCAAACTGAAAGAGGGTCAGAAGCTTAAGCTTCGGGAGTTATTATACGGACTCATGCTGAATTCTGGAAATGATGCTGCTATTGCTATTGCAGAACATATAGGCGGGACCGTAGAGAATTTTTGTGAAATGATGACTAAAAAAGCACATGATCTGGGGGCAAAGAACAGTTCCTTCAAGTCACCCCATGGGCTCGATATGGACGGACATTATTCTACTGCATATGATCTGGCTGTAATAGCGCGGTATGCACTAAAGAACAAAACATTCTCAAATATTGTAAGAACTCAAATTGCGAGTATACCCGGGCGAAACCTGCACAATACAAACGAAATGTTATATGCTTACCAGGGCGCTGACGGGGTTAAGACAGGATATACTGGCAAGGCAGGGAGGTGCCTTGTGACTTCTGCCACGAGAAACAACTGGCGGATTATCTCTGTTACACTGGGGTCTCCAACAAGAAATGCAAGGGCGCAAAGTAGTAAAAGCATATTGGATTATGCATTTGAAAACTATAAATTGCACAAGCTTATTTCAAAGGCAGAAAGTGTTGCAGTTTTACCTGTAATAAAAGGTTTGCAGGAAAGTATCCCTGTAAATGCAAGCAGAAGTATTAAACTTCCTTTAAGGCAGGACGAAATGGATGCTTTGGTAAAAGAAGTAAACATCGGACAGGAGAAGCTGAAGGCTCCGGTAAAAGCTGGTACAAGGATTGGTAATATCAGATACGTCTTAAACGACAAGGTTATTGCTGAATCACCTCTGGAAATTGGTTCGGACGTAGAACGCAAGGGAATACTGGATTATCTGTGCGGGATTTTTACAGAATGGCTGAAACTTATGGAATGATAAATATATGATTGCCTTGATTATTTTATATGTGTTTTATATAATGTCCTCGAGGCTGGTAAGATGAGAGGAAAATATGAAAACACTTATAGTAGCATTGAATTCAAAATATATACATTCTTCACTTGCACCGTGGTATTTGAAAGCCAGTTGTGGGGAGGAACCGGGTGAAATCACCATAAAGGAATTTACCATCAATGACAGTATTGATTCCATATTGTCTGATATTTACCGGGGAAAAGCTGATCTGGTAGCTTTTTCGTGTTATATCTGGAATATTGATATTGTTTTGAAGATTGCAGAAAATCTCAAAAAGATTTGTCCCGGTATAAAAGTAGCTTTGGGAGGGCCTGAAGTATCTTTTGATTCAGTTCAAATACTGGAGAGGTATACATTTATTGATTATGTGATTATTGGAGAAGGAGAAAGTGTATTCAAACACTTATTGATTGCGGAAAAATTTGATAAAAGAGATGGGCTGTATGGGATTAAAGGCTTGACAGCAAGAATAAACGGAAAGGTTTATTCGAATACGGAATATCAAATGATAAACGATCTGGACTCCATTCCTTCCCCATATACTTCAGAAATGATTTTTTCCCTGAATAAGAGAATAGTCTACTATGAGTCTTCAAGAGGATGTCCTTTTTCATGTACCTACTGTCTTTCATCTACCTTTGACGGGGTTAGGTATTTTTCGATGGACAGGGTGGAAGAAGATTTAAACCGGTTAATTGAGGCTGGAGTTGCCCAGATTAAGTTTGTTGACAGGACATTTAACTGTAACAGGAACAGAGCAAAACAGATATTTAAATTCATAATTCAGAAAAGTAGATCCGGGATTAAGACGAACTTTCATTTTGAAGTGGCAGCAGATTTATTTGATGATGAAATGATTGAGATTCTGAAAAATGCACCGGAAGGACTTATTCAGTTTGAAATCGGTGTACAGACAACAAATGAGGAGACTTTTGAAGTAATAAACAGAAAAACAAACCTTGTTAAGTTGTTTGAGAATACAAATAGGTTGAAAATGTTGGGAAATATTCACATTCATATGGATTTGATTGCAGGACTGCCTGGCGAAGGGATGAACTCCTTTAAAAATTCCTTTAATGAGGCTTATAGTATAAAACCACATCAATTGCAACTGGGATTCCTGAAATTGCTGAAGGGTTCAAGTATCAGGGAAAGAGCCGGTGAGTATGACTATATTTTTAAGGAGTATGCCCCTTACGAAATTCTCTCCAATAAGTATATTGGATTCAATGAAATTCTTTCTTTGAAGGAACTGGAGGAAATGGTAGAGAGATACTACAATTCAGGGAGATTTATTCACATTTTGGAATATATTATGAATAGATTGTTTATGTCAGCCTTTGAATTTTATGAGCATTTGTCAGCATATTACAGAACAAAAGGGTTTATGAACAAACCTCCATCAAGCAGGACTCTTTATAGCATCCTTTATGATTTTCTAAAGGATATAGCTCCGGACAGGAAAGGATTTATAAATGAGATCTTAAAACTGGATTTTTTGTCTTCTGATAATTCTAATAATCTTCCTGAAGGTATAGAAAGAGAAGTTATGCAGGGATTCAAAGAATGGTGCTTTGATTTTTTAAAGAGTGAGCAGAATATAAGTCTGTACTTGCCTGATTTTAAGGGAGTACCGCCAAAACAAATATATAAATCAGTGCATTTTGAGATTTTTAGTAAGGATGTTTTAAGCGAACTTGGTATCAGTGATCTTAACCGGGGAAAATACGTAGTATTATTTAACTACAGTAGACGGAGCAGAGTAACTGGCCTGTATGAGTTCAAACCTATTATGGAGAGTTACTTATAAAGGAATTTATAGCTTTTACCGGAGGCTTTTATGGATAAACATGAAGTGAGTACGATACTTAATAATATAGGGACACTTTTGGAAATAAAGGGAGAAAGCTTTTTTAAATCAAAAGCTTACTATGATGCGGCAAGGACAGTGGAGCTACTGGAAGAAAACCTGGAAATATTGATTAATGAAAACAGACTGAAAGGGATTAAAGGTATTGGTGAGGCTTTATGTAGTAAGATCACAGAACTCGTAACGACAGGAAAGCTGGATTATTATGATAAACTTAAGGAATCAATACCTGGTGGTCTCATGGATATGCTGAAAATATCAGGTCTTGGACCGAAAAAAATCTGGACAATATATGAAGAATTGAAGATCACTACCATAGGTGAACTCAAATATGCTTGTGAAGAAAACAGGCTAGCCAAACTTCCGGGTTTCGGACAAAAAACACAATTGAAGGTACTTGAGGGTATAGAGAATCTGGACAAGTATACAGGACAATATCACTTTCCTCATGCAAAGAGACTTGCAGATGAAATCCTGGCTGACTTAAGAAAAAATGAATCGGTTATCAGATGCAGTGAGGGAGGGAGTCTCAGAAGAAAAAAAGAGATTGTCAAAGATATTGACATACTTGTAAGCAGCAATGACAGTGATAAAGTAATGGATTTATTCACATCTCATCCTTTAGTAGAGAGGGTAACGTCAAAGGGTGGGACAAAATCAAGTGTAATACTTTCTACAGGGATAAATGCTGATATAAGAGTTGTTTCAGATGAAGTGTACCCATATGCGCTTCATCATTTTACAGGGAGTAAAGAGCATAATACTGCTCTCAGACACATTGCAAAGCAAAAAGGGATAAAGGTTAATGAATATGGCCTCTTCAAGGGTGATACACAAGTAAATTGTTCATCTGAAGAGGATATATTCAAGGTATTCGGCATGTCCTTCATACCGCCTGAATTACGGGAAAACAACGGAGAAATTGAGGCTGCCGGAAAAGGATTGCTTCCGGAACTTGTGAGAACTGAAGATATAAAGGGAATACTACATGTGCACTCAGAATACAGTGATGGGGCAAATTCCATTTCAGAGTTGGCAGAATATTGTATGGAAAAAGGGTATGTCTATATGGGAATCACTGACCATAGTGAGACGGCATATTATGCCGGAGGATTGAGGCTTGATAATATAAAGAGGCAGCATGAGGAAATTGACAGACTTAATTATAAGTATAAGGGCTTTAAGATTCTTAAAGGGATAGAATTGGACATACTGCCTGACGGAAGCGTTGATTACAACGATGAAGTATTGTCCTGGTTTGATTTTACTATAGCTTCTGTTCACTCGTCCTTTAATATGGAAGAGGATAAGATGACAGACCGTGTAATAAAGGCAATGAAAAATGAACACATTAAAATTCTTGGGCACCCCACAGGGAGAATTTTGCTTGCACGGGAGCCATTCAGGATAAATCTTGATGAAATAATCAAAATTGCAGGTAAATGCGGAGTAGTACTTGAAATTAATGCAAATCCACACAGACTTGATCTGGATTGGCGTTATTGTAAAACTGCAAAAGAGGCGGGATGTAAATTTGCTGTTTGTCCAGATGCTCATAGGCTGGACGGCATAAATGATATATATTACGGGATAAATGTTGCGAGAAAAGGATGGCTTACCAGGGAAGATATAGTTAATTGTACGGATATTGATACTTTACTAAACATACTGAAGAAACCTTCCTAAATTTTATATTGCTATAATACTGATTTTTTATTAAAATAACAATCAGCTACCAATATTTTGTGAGGAGATGAGTTAGGTGAGTAAGTTGAGTAAAAATGAGGTAACAAAAATCCTGCTTGATGAGAGTGAAATACCTAAACAGTGGTACAATGTTATTGCTGATATGCCAAATAAACCGGCTCCTTTTTATAGTCCTGCTACAGGAAAAATTGCCACTCTTGAAGAGATGAGCGTAATATTTCCCAAGGAATTGATTTTACAGGAAATGGCCACAGATAGGTGGGTTGATATCCCAGTTGAAGTAAGGGAAATGTACAAGCAGTGGAGGCCATCTCCTCTATATAGAGCAAGGGGTCTAGAAAAACTTCTGGATACTCCGGCAAGGATATATTATAAATATGAGGGAACAAATGCTACAGGCAGTCATAAATTGAATACATCCCTGCCTCAGGCGTATTACAATAAAGAAGCAGGAATAAAGCGTCTTGCAACAGAAACCGGTGCAGGTCAGTGGGGGAGTGCATTGAGCCTCGCCTCCAGCCATTTCGGTCTTGAATGTACAGTATATATGGTAAAAGTAAGTTATCAGCAAAAGCCGTACAGACGCTCATTCATGCAAACCTTCGGGGCGGAAGTGATAGCCAGTCCA
The nucleotide sequence above comes from Clostridia bacterium. Encoded proteins:
- a CDS encoding 4Fe-4S binding protein, with product MAVRKIIKIDQEKCNGCGLCVPNCAEGAIQIINGKAKLVKDSYCDGLGACLGHCPMDALHIIEREAEDFNEEEALEFVKKTKGESTRDTTVHHHGVGGCPGSRMRMFGKDSVSTQKASTVENSDIEIKIKPQLRQWPVQLSLVPVNAPYFENADLLVTADCVPFAYANYHLDLLKGKVVVIGCPKLDDIQYYTEKLTEIIDGNSIKSITVAHMEVPCCSGIVRAVDMATERSGKSIPVTKVRITIDGGAEYR
- a CDS encoding glycosyltransferase: MKKSILIISSDYTGHGHKSITDSLKEQFRKHAGVEVHVVDGFALGGNVGLKIGKLYGSVTRNAKELWKIFWDIAIRTPVLMNEFMEISVRDSFLKLIQEVKPDLIICVHANFNGSLLNIMKKNKLNIPFVVLIADLVTITPLWADPRADYTICPTIESKYKCLEFGVPESKLRVIGFPSREKFCDHLLKKQDKPIKHDLFEKDFTEIPINCLIMSGGEGVGNMRRVAEILLKNFNCRVKIIAGRNKMLKTRLELTLKEKYNDRVEIFGFVENVQDFMLESDITFVRGSPNVMMEAVLCNTPMVITGALPGQEEGNPGYAEKYNLGVVCKELKNLKKVVSGLLTDNAKMLKQIRESQRNFRNPDIAGEIVNFLLNIEKGETVVSHLPRKKFRRIDSIRSFVQKAGKH
- a CDS encoding B12-binding domain-containing radical SAM protein, producing the protein MKTLIVALNSKYIHSSLAPWYLKASCGEEPGEITIKEFTINDSIDSILSDIYRGKADLVAFSCYIWNIDIVLKIAENLKKICPGIKVALGGPEVSFDSVQILERYTFIDYVIIGEGESVFKHLLIAEKFDKRDGLYGIKGLTARINGKVYSNTEYQMINDLDSIPSPYTSEMIFSLNKRIVYYESSRGCPFSCTYCLSSTFDGVRYFSMDRVEEDLNRLIEAGVAQIKFVDRTFNCNRNRAKQIFKFIIQKSRSGIKTNFHFEVAADLFDDEMIEILKNAPEGLIQFEIGVQTTNEETFEVINRKTNLVKLFENTNRLKMLGNIHIHMDLIAGLPGEGMNSFKNSFNEAYSIKPHQLQLGFLKLLKGSSIRERAGEYDYIFKEYAPYEILSNKYIGFNEILSLKELEEMVERYYNSGRFIHILEYIMNRLFMSAFEFYEHLSAYYRTKGFMNKPPSSRTLYSILYDFLKDIAPDRKGFINEILKLDFLSSDNSNNLPEGIEREVMQGFKEWCFDFLKSEQNISLYLPDFKGVPPKQIYKSVHFEIFSKDVLSELGISDLNRGKYVVLFNYSRRSRVTGLYEFKPIMESYL
- the polX gene encoding DNA polymerase/3'-5' exonuclease PolX encodes the protein MDKHEVSTILNNIGTLLEIKGESFFKSKAYYDAARTVELLEENLEILINENRLKGIKGIGEALCSKITELVTTGKLDYYDKLKESIPGGLMDMLKISGLGPKKIWTIYEELKITTIGELKYACEENRLAKLPGFGQKTQLKVLEGIENLDKYTGQYHFPHAKRLADEILADLRKNESVIRCSEGGSLRRKKEIVKDIDILVSSNDSDKVMDLFTSHPLVERVTSKGGTKSSVILSTGINADIRVVSDEVYPYALHHFTGSKEHNTALRHIAKQKGIKVNEYGLFKGDTQVNCSSEEDIFKVFGMSFIPPELRENNGEIEAAGKGLLPELVRTEDIKGILHVHSEYSDGANSISELAEYCMEKGYVYMGITDHSETAYYAGGLRLDNIKRQHEEIDRLNYKYKGFKILKGIELDILPDGSVDYNDEVLSWFDFTIASVHSSFNMEEDKMTDRVIKAMKNEHIKILGHPTGRILLAREPFRINLDEIIKIAGKCGVVLEINANPHRLDLDWRYCKTAKEAGCKFAVCPDAHRLDGINDIYYGINVARKGWLTREDIVNCTDIDTLLNILKKPS
- a CDS encoding FapA family protein; protein product: MGDNIIFIDEFIKISSMNNDIYMESLKKGCSFDHLNSILISHPQISISNYNAVKSILNSAPHPAEKIGMLKERIVIDFSSDCLEAYITYNMTKEELDIKNRENLIRETDAKIAQAGIITGVTKDFFMNEIHSAKRYLIAKGIPPIKGNDSVIKMYKLEDSKPEINKDGTVDFYELRLINRVKAGDWLGERLEATKGVPGTNIKGEPIKSLDGKNINLNYDKNSVMEISENNITTLYSKINGAVSYCGDKIMVSNHLEIDGDVDFKTGNIKFDGYVTIKGTVTDGFYVEATKDIEINGQLGLGNVKGITSTHGSIFIKGGIASKGHVEIKAAKNVFTKFVDDTTINCGGTIHIGFYCINSTLKAKEVIIDSSGGHIIGGNISAEIRVVVPIAGSEMEKKTVIEVTGFNRDALNEELQEIFSKINALKAEQQKIKQLLAHFDGHGQLNPFQRKEYNENYERMTYIKDKIKELEENKKDIAGYLKARGEGEINITKKAYPNCTLHIRKSIFEITTVTLPTIYYYQDGELKHT
- a CDS encoding D-alanyl-D-alanine carboxypeptidase, which translates into the protein MSKKKILLNLCCLLIVSLLLSSSIYADDIYEGKPSMPTFSSNVNDVGSKVPNINAMAAIVIDTESGRVIYEKNAYSKRAIASTTKIVTAILALENGNLDDEVTVSKRAASVWGSTIKLKEGQKLKLRELLYGLMLNSGNDAAIAIAEHIGGTVENFCEMMTKKAHDLGAKNSSFKSPHGLDMDGHYSTAYDLAVIARYALKNKTFSNIVRTQIASIPGRNLHNTNEMLYAYQGADGVKTGYTGKAGRCLVTSATRNNWRIISVTLGSPTRNARAQSSKSILDYAFENYKLHKLISKAESVAVLPVIKGLQESIPVNASRSIKLPLRQDEMDALVKEVNIGQEKLKAPVKAGTRIGNIRYVLNDKVIAESPLEIGSDVERKGILDYLCGIFTEWLKLME